A stretch of Lysinibacillus agricola DNA encodes these proteins:
- a CDS encoding rhomboid family intramembrane serine protease: MFSRTENFKQYTKYYPVVSTFIAINLILYVLTILPGIGKYVWNYGVQANFLIQTGEWWRILSAMFLHDGFLHVFFNMFSLYLFGPELEKIAGKARFITIYLVSGIVGNMATYLLYDSGYVSLGASGAVFGIFGAFGALVYYTRRTMPMLRKLILPIIVISVIMTFLQPNVNVYAHLGGLVAGFILGLVYLHPKRILSWRKQKMAGK; the protein is encoded by the coding sequence ATGTTTAGTAGAACAGAAAATTTTAAGCAATATACGAAGTATTACCCTGTTGTTTCAACATTTATAGCGATTAATTTAATTCTTTATGTATTAACTATTTTACCTGGCATAGGAAAATATGTATGGAATTATGGAGTCCAAGCGAACTTCCTTATACAAACCGGTGAATGGTGGCGTATTTTATCTGCAATGTTTTTACATGATGGCTTTTTGCACGTGTTCTTTAATATGTTTTCACTGTATTTATTCGGACCGGAGCTTGAAAAAATTGCTGGCAAGGCACGTTTTATTACAATTTACTTAGTGTCCGGTATTGTAGGCAACATGGCAACCTATCTACTTTATGATAGTGGCTATGTAAGTCTTGGCGCAAGTGGGGCCGTTTTTGGAATATTCGGTGCTTTCGGAGCACTTGTCTACTATACACGCCGCACAATGCCGATGCTGCGTAAACTTATTTTACCAATCATCGTTATCAGTGTTATTATGACTTTTCTTCAGCCGAATGTGAATGTCTATGCTCACTTAGGCGGTCTAGTAGCAGGATTCATTCTTGGCCTCGTCTACTTACACCCAAAAAGAATTTTAAGCTGGCGTAAACAAAAGATGGCGGGTAAGTAA
- the acpS gene encoding holo-ACP synthase, with amino-acid sequence MIKGIGLDIVEIDRIAKAMRRTNKFKDRILTENERVLFEAHSETRKIEFLAGRFAAKEAFSKAFGTGIGEECKLHDIEILRGEAGNPVLYFKGELVNGFVSITHSKQYAAAQVILLQ; translated from the coding sequence ATGATTAAAGGAATTGGTCTAGACATTGTAGAAATTGACCGTATCGCTAAAGCAATGAGGAGAACAAATAAGTTTAAAGACCGCATTTTAACTGAAAATGAAAGAGTTTTGTTTGAAGCACATTCAGAAACTCGTAAAATTGAATTTTTGGCTGGACGATTTGCTGCAAAAGAAGCATTTTCAAAGGCATTCGGAACTGGTATTGGCGAAGAATGTAAGCTTCATGATATTGAAATTTTAAGAGGGGAAGCTGGTAATCCCGTTCTATATTTCAAAGGAGAGCTTGTAAATGGATTTGTAAGTATAACACACTCTAAGCAATACGCAGCAGCGCAAGTAATATTATTACAATAA
- a CDS encoding LolA family protein → MSNRIVKWLVLFCTILLLSACGTASQEKVLKKVNGKWADTNGYELNATMEIKSGGEPRKYDVTVWHTKPDFYRVEVVESGKDVSQMIVRNADGVFVVTPTLNKMYKFQSDWPKKNSQAYLIGALAEDLAEDKNLVMKEEDKAYIFEAATRNSYKNSMPHQVITVDKKTMLPTSVVIMNDVKEEQIRITFKNIKLGVQHAAKEYAVEQFTETDETKGEQAAPPAKDSKDSKENKESTENKDGEDGKENKESTDNKDDKDEKEGKEAVGAEIEYKEFQTHYPVVNWAKMAEEKVIREDGMERVILTFDGDKAFTVMQQPTTKETAMLPVSSPGDPVDLGFTIGAITDTSISWEKDGVAFFVASNKLTREEMVEVATTMTISSMK, encoded by the coding sequence GTGAGCAACCGTATAGTTAAATGGCTCGTCTTATTTTGTACGATATTACTTCTGTCGGCATGTGGTACAGCCTCTCAGGAAAAAGTGTTGAAGAAAGTTAATGGTAAATGGGCAGACACAAATGGTTATGAGTTGAACGCTACGATGGAGATTAAATCAGGTGGAGAGCCGAGAAAATATGATGTAACAGTTTGGCATACGAAGCCTGATTTCTATCGAGTAGAAGTGGTGGAAAGTGGGAAAGATGTTTCACAAATGATAGTGCGAAATGCAGATGGAGTTTTTGTAGTCACACCTACGTTAAACAAAATGTATAAATTCCAAAGTGATTGGCCAAAGAAAAATAGTCAGGCTTATTTAATAGGCGCACTAGCAGAAGATTTAGCTGAAGATAAAAATTTAGTCATGAAAGAGGAGGACAAAGCATATATATTTGAAGCGGCTACTAGAAATAGCTATAAAAATAGTATGCCTCATCAAGTGATAACAGTTGATAAGAAAACAATGCTCCCAACTTCCGTAGTAATTATGAATGATGTAAAAGAAGAGCAAATCCGTATCACATTTAAAAATATTAAATTAGGTGTCCAACACGCAGCTAAAGAGTATGCGGTTGAGCAATTTACGGAAACAGATGAAACAAAAGGTGAACAAGCTGCCCCACCTGCAAAAGATAGCAAAGACAGCAAAGAGAACAAAGAGAGCACAGAGAATAAAGATGGCGAAGACGGCAAAGAGAACAAAGAGAGCACAGACAACAAAGACGACAAAGATGAAAAAGAAGGAAAAGAAGCAGTAGGTGCAGAAATCGAGTATAAAGAGTTCCAGACACACTACCCTGTTGTAAATTGGGCGAAGATGGCAGAGGAGAAAGTCATTCGAGAGGATGGAATGGAACGTGTCATCTTAACATTCGATGGTGATAAGGCATTTACGGTAATGCAACAACCAACTACGAAAGAGACTGCTATGTTACCAGTATCATCTCCTGGTGATCCGGTAGATTTAGGCTTTACAATTGGGGCTATTACAGATACATCTATTAGCTGGGAAAAGGATGGCGTCGCATTCTTTGTAGCGTCAAATAAATTGACTCGTGAAGAAATGGTGGAAGTTGCTACTACTATGACGATAAGTAGTATGAAGTAA
- a CDS encoding PH domain-containing protein, giving the protein MRAEPMHKISRKGLTVWRLYGVLQTLLLLIIAALVCYGTYYFEWPSFIYFIAITVVILSAILSAYLFPKIRWERWRYEVRESEIEVQHGLFVVKRTLIPMVRVQHVDTTQGPILKRYDLGNISISTAATVHTIPALVMDEADGLRARISELARVAEDDV; this is encoded by the coding sequence TTGAGAGCAGAACCAATGCATAAAATTTCTCGGAAAGGTTTAACAGTGTGGCGTTTATATGGTGTATTACAAACGTTATTGTTATTAATTATAGCGGCGTTAGTATGCTACGGTACCTATTATTTTGAATGGCCATCATTTATTTATTTCATTGCAATTACTGTAGTCATACTAAGTGCTATCCTATCTGCTTATCTATTTCCAAAGATAAGATGGGAACGCTGGCGCTATGAGGTTCGTGAAAGTGAGATTGAGGTGCAACACGGTTTATTTGTTGTTAAGCGTACACTCATTCCAATGGTGCGCGTACAGCATGTTGATACGACACAAGGACCGATATTAAAAAGATATGACTTAGGTAATATTTCAATATCCACAGCAGCAACTGTACATACTATTCCTGCACTTGTGATGGACGAGGCAGATGGACTTCGTGCACGTATTTCGGAATTAGCAAGGGTGGCGGAAGATGATGTCTAA
- a CDS encoding PP2C family protein-serine/threonine phosphatase, protein MLKQLESQYKKILSDYMVNQTEKNLYIAQNFTRQLIQKNISPEDVVSIHKNAVEKIFPDRMDEEHPAYDFLIEVMVLYGMAHREHQSLLQIQAEYEMEMKIATNIQKTLLKTVVPQLSSIDIGMISIPIRKMNGDYVHFLHDRENYLSVAVTDVVGKGVPAALCMSMVKYGLEMIEYAYKDPSHVLEVINRVIEKGVDDSMFVSMFYGCLDIQNSIFSYASAGHEPPLHYSAKHNEFFPLEAKGLLLGVLSETKYSYNEILLEDKDIVIMMTDGVTEFRSRDELNSREIITSLIKENKHVSAQQLCNLLYKQIEKIQDFKLSDDFTVVIIKK, encoded by the coding sequence ATGTTGAAACAATTAGAATCTCAATATAAGAAGATTTTGTCGGATTACATGGTCAATCAAACTGAAAAGAATTTGTATATCGCTCAAAATTTCACTCGTCAATTAATCCAAAAAAACATTTCACCTGAGGATGTTGTAAGTATTCATAAAAACGCAGTTGAGAAGATCTTTCCAGATAGAATGGATGAAGAACATCCCGCATATGATTTTCTTATCGAAGTAATGGTGCTTTATGGAATGGCACATAGAGAGCATCAAAGCCTCTTACAAATACAAGCAGAGTATGAAATGGAAATGAAAATTGCTACAAACATTCAAAAAACATTACTTAAAACCGTCGTTCCACAACTATCAAGTATTGATATAGGAATGATATCGATTCCGATCCGCAAGATGAATGGAGATTATGTGCATTTTTTACATGATCGAGAGAATTATTTAAGTGTAGCTGTGACAGACGTTGTCGGTAAAGGCGTTCCGGCTGCATTATGCATGTCAATGGTGAAGTATGGCCTTGAAATGATTGAATATGCTTATAAAGATCCTTCGCATGTATTAGAGGTCATCAATCGAGTAATTGAAAAAGGTGTAGACGACAGTATGTTTGTTTCCATGTTTTACGGTTGCTTGGATATACAAAATAGTATTTTTTCATATGCTTCTGCAGGTCATGAGCCACCGCTACATTATAGTGCTAAACATAATGAATTTTTTCCTTTGGAAGCAAAAGGATTATTATTAGGTGTGTTGTCTGAAACAAAATACTCGTATAATGAAATTCTTTTAGAAGATAAAGACATCGTAATAATGATGACAGATGGTGTTACTGAGTTCAGATCGAGGGATGAATTGAATTCACGAGAGATCATTACGTCATTGATAAAGGAGAACAAGCATGTATCAGCTCAGCAGTTATGTAATCTTCTTTATAAGCAAATTGAAAAAATACAGGATTTTAAACTATCAGATGATTTTACAGTAGTTATTATAAAAAAATAG
- a CDS encoding GNAT family N-acetyltransferase, with the protein MFKYDINKNTHLKLLDLSDVDELFALTDRSRDTLREWLPFVYAVKTVEDTEQFVRDAMQQYADNNGIQAGIYYEGKLAGVIGYHQVNWQHKWTSIGYWLGNEFVGKGLVTNSMKAFIDYAFSYLKLNRIEVRVAVGNIRSRTIPKVLGFNEEGRLRDAEWLYDHHVDQVVYGLTAVEWKKIKTAKEDTVVL; encoded by the coding sequence TTGTTTAAGTATGATATTAATAAGAACACTCATTTGAAATTGTTGGATTTGAGTGATGTGGATGAATTATTTGCGTTGACAGATCGTTCGAGGGATACTTTGCGAGAGTGGTTACCCTTTGTATATGCTGTCAAAACGGTAGAGGATACGGAGCAATTTGTACGAGATGCGATGCAACAATACGCGGATAATAATGGCATACAAGCGGGGATATATTATGAAGGGAAGCTTGCGGGAGTGATTGGCTATCATCAAGTGAATTGGCAGCATAAATGGACAAGTATTGGATATTGGTTAGGAAACGAATTTGTTGGCAAAGGGTTAGTCACTAATTCTATGAAAGCATTTATTGATTATGCCTTTAGCTATTTAAAGTTAAATCGTATTGAAGTGCGTGTTGCAGTGGGAAATATTCGAAGCCGCACAATCCCAAAAGTGTTAGGCTTTAATGAAGAAGGGCGTTTAAGAGATGCGGAGTGGCTTTATGATCACCATGTAGACCAAGTTGTCTATGGGTTAACAGCAGTTGAGTGGAAAAAAATAAAGACAGCGAAAGAGGATACTGTTGTACTATGA
- a CDS encoding type II toxin-antitoxin system PemK/MazF family toxin, whose amino-acid sequence MNVKRGDVFFADLSPVVGSEQGGTRPVLIIQNDIGNRFSPTVIIAAITAQIQKAKLPTHVEINAEKYGFERDSVILLEQVRTIDKSRLTDRITQLDHAVMEKVDGALMISLGLVKF is encoded by the coding sequence TTGAATGTAAAACGTGGTGACGTTTTTTTTGCAGATTTATCGCCGGTAGTTGGGTCCGAGCAAGGGGGCACAAGGCCGGTGCTGATTATTCAAAATGATATTGGCAATCGATTTAGTCCGACTGTCATCATCGCAGCTATTACTGCACAGATTCAAAAAGCAAAGTTACCGACGCACGTTGAAATCAATGCTGAAAAGTATGGTTTTGAACGTGACTCGGTTATTCTGCTCGAGCAAGTGCGGACGATTGATAAATCAAGATTAACAGATCGTATTACGCAACTTGATCATGCTGTGATGGAAAAAGTTGATGGCGCATTGATGATTAGTTTAGGGCTTGTTAAATTTTGA
- a CDS encoding anti-sigma regulatory factor yields the protein MTTRSSVEIITEWDIVAARQLGRDEAKALGFGTVDQARITTAISELARNIYLYARIGVIEIERVETDTEKKIVVIATDQGPGIKDVRKVMEDGYSTSGGLGAGIPGINRLMDSIVIQSVIGEGTTIRAEKRLR from the coding sequence GTGACAACTAGGTCTTCGGTTGAAATTATTACTGAGTGGGATATAGTAGCAGCAAGACAACTGGGGCGTGACGAAGCAAAGGCACTTGGATTTGGCACTGTTGATCAGGCTCGAATCACCACAGCTATTAGTGAGCTAGCTCGAAATATATATTTATATGCAAGGATAGGTGTCATTGAAATTGAAAGAGTTGAGACGGACACTGAAAAGAAAATAGTTGTTATTGCAACTGATCAAGGCCCGGGAATAAAAGATGTTCGGAAAGTGATGGAGGATGGCTACTCCACTTCAGGAGGGCTCGGTGCAGGTATACCAGGCATTAACCGATTGATGGACAGTATAGTTATTCAATCGGTTATCGGAGAAGGTACGACGATAAGGGCTGAAAAACGGTTGCGTTAG
- the alr gene encoding alanine racemase has product MKTQQYFRPTKAIVNLQAIQQNVKNLKKLLRPNVQIIAVVKANAYGHGDVAVAKAALDAGATMLAVATPDEALHIRAHFEEPDILILGASPVSFVPYAAQQRIILTAFSSEWVQQAAPFIADEANPLRLHIKVDSGMGRIGVRSEQELLDLYQTIQNTVNMELDGIFTHFATADEEDTSYFNRQVHFFEKCVTVLPEKPRLVHASNTATSLVKDAHLQFDAVRYGISMYGLSPSPHVEGILPFLLQPAFSLVSELVHVKQLQAGDSVGYGATFVAPADMWVGTIPVGYADGVIRKLGGQEVLIDGQRMPIVGRICMDQCMVALPKAYAIGEKVTLIGRQGQDVISMNEWAAKLETINYEVPCIITARVPRLYIDL; this is encoded by the coding sequence ATGAAGACACAGCAGTATTTTAGACCGACCAAAGCAATTGTGAACTTACAAGCAATCCAACAAAACGTAAAAAATTTGAAAAAGCTACTTAGACCTAATGTTCAAATTATTGCTGTCGTAAAGGCAAATGCATACGGTCATGGAGATGTAGCTGTTGCTAAAGCGGCACTTGATGCTGGCGCAACAATGCTGGCCGTGGCAACACCCGACGAAGCATTACATATTCGAGCACATTTTGAAGAACCAGACATACTAATATTGGGTGCCTCTCCAGTTTCGTTTGTACCATATGCTGCCCAGCAGCGCATAATTCTTACGGCATTTTCAAGTGAATGGGTACAACAAGCGGCTCCGTTCATAGCTGATGAAGCAAATCCTTTACGACTACATATAAAAGTAGATAGCGGAATGGGCAGAATTGGCGTTCGTTCAGAGCAAGAGTTATTGGATCTTTATCAAACAATACAGAATACAGTGAATATGGAGCTAGATGGGATATTCACTCATTTTGCAACTGCAGATGAGGAAGATACATCATACTTCAATAGACAGGTACATTTTTTTGAAAAATGTGTAACTGTATTGCCTGAAAAGCCTAGACTTGTCCATGCATCAAACACGGCTACATCCTTAGTGAAAGATGCGCATTTACAATTTGACGCCGTCAGATATGGTATTTCAATGTATGGATTATCACCATCTCCCCATGTAGAAGGTATTTTACCATTCCTATTACAGCCAGCGTTTTCACTCGTGAGTGAGCTAGTACATGTAAAACAATTACAAGCAGGTGACTCAGTTGGCTATGGAGCTACATTTGTGGCCCCTGCTGATATGTGGGTGGGGACAATACCAGTAGGCTATGCTGATGGAGTCATTCGCAAATTAGGTGGACAAGAAGTATTAATTGATGGACAAAGAATGCCGATTGTAGGACGAATTTGTATGGACCAATGTATGGTTGCCTTGCCAAAAGCATATGCTATAGGTGAGAAAGTAACACTCATTGGTCGTCAAGGACAGGATGTTATTTCAATGAATGAATGGGCAGCGAAGCTTGAAACCATTAATTATGAAGTACCATGCATTATTACAGCAAGAGTTCCTAGATTATACATTGATCTTTAG
- a CDS encoding PH domain-containing protein, translated as MSKEINRLHPVSAIITSAKALKSMILPVAIIVVTNGFNFSFNFRSEHFFQTLFLFGIWGVGALLALVSGIVKWRTFVYWFEDGELRVKYGLFVKKKRYIPFERIQSLNYNEGIFHRLFGLVKVQVETAGSKDRKPEVELTAIRKAAADVIELEMRRAKNQVNKPINDEQSLSIVEEVSVPTIYHMSIRDLFILATTSGGIGVVLSGLVAIVSQFSDIIPYEKIFHELADFVKIGAFLVALTAILTLIAAWFVSFVITLINYYEYMVRIEDEKLIITKGLLEKKRITLPLNRIQAIRIVENPLRQLFGFATVVVESAGGNGGEGNDKKITLFPLIQKQDCLPTLEQLFPDMNWRPEFIHSPKRARPFFYRIDFVWLIPIIGACSYFLYPYGLLSLFLIPLTILLGIWQHKTAGYMIDGKQLTMQYRIFSRITLFMEKKRIQSIGSTQTYFQKEKNVMSIKATVMSGMTGMTGNVPSIEQQDAEKILSWYEH; from the coding sequence ATGTCTAAGGAAATTAACCGTTTACACCCAGTATCGGCCATTATTACGAGTGCGAAAGCATTAAAAAGCATGATTTTACCTGTTGCCATAATTGTTGTAACTAATGGTTTTAATTTTTCTTTTAATTTTCGTAGTGAACATTTTTTTCAGACGCTTTTTTTGTTCGGTATATGGGGAGTAGGTGCTTTACTTGCACTTGTTAGCGGCATTGTTAAATGGCGTACCTTTGTATATTGGTTTGAAGATGGAGAATTACGTGTAAAGTACGGTTTGTTCGTTAAAAAGAAACGTTATATTCCGTTTGAACGTATTCAAAGCTTAAATTACAATGAAGGTATTTTTCATCGATTATTTGGCTTAGTAAAGGTGCAGGTTGAAACTGCTGGAAGTAAGGATAGAAAGCCTGAGGTAGAGTTGACGGCTATACGTAAGGCAGCAGCAGATGTCATAGAGCTGGAAATGCGTCGTGCAAAGAACCAAGTAAACAAACCGATTAATGATGAGCAGTCACTTTCAATAGTGGAGGAAGTATCAGTTCCAACGATTTATCATATGTCGATACGTGATTTGTTTATATTGGCAACGACTTCGGGTGGAATTGGGGTCGTCCTGTCCGGGCTTGTAGCAATTGTCTCTCAGTTTTCAGATATAATCCCCTATGAGAAAATTTTTCACGAGCTAGCTGATTTTGTGAAAATTGGCGCATTTTTAGTTGCGCTGACAGCGATACTCACCCTAATTGCGGCATGGTTTGTGTCATTTGTTATTACACTGATCAATTATTATGAATATATGGTCCGAATTGAGGATGAAAAGCTTATTATTACAAAAGGGCTACTTGAGAAAAAACGAATTACTTTGCCTTTAAATCGAATTCAGGCTATTCGTATTGTAGAGAATCCGTTGCGTCAATTATTTGGCTTTGCAACAGTTGTTGTTGAGAGTGCCGGAGGTAATGGAGGAGAGGGGAATGATAAAAAAATTACCCTGTTCCCACTTATTCAGAAGCAGGATTGTCTGCCAACGTTAGAGCAGCTTTTTCCAGATATGAATTGGCGTCCAGAATTTATTCATTCACCAAAACGAGCTCGTCCATTTTTTTACCGAATTGATTTTGTGTGGCTCATACCTATAATTGGTGCATGTAGTTATTTCTTATATCCGTATGGGTTGCTTTCGTTGTTTTTAATTCCATTAACGATATTACTTGGTATTTGGCAACATAAAACAGCTGGTTATATGATAGATGGAAAGCAACTAACTATGCAATATCGCATATTCAGTCGAATTACACTCTTTATGGAGAAAAAACGTATACAATCTATTGGGAGTACTCAAACGTATTTCCAAAAAGAAAAAAATGTTATGTCTATAAAAGCAACGGTTATGTCAGGTATGACTGGTATGACAGGCAATGTACCAAGCATAGAGCAGCAAGATGCCGAAAAAATATTATCTTGGTATGAACATTGA
- a CDS encoding alpha/beta hydrolase yields MSVGVLCIHGFSGGPYEVEPFTTYLRTHTNWLIEEPTLSGHGDELQMRGFTAKHWLMDAELAFRALAKKVDEVIVVGFSMGGIIALYLAKRYKVKKLVLLSAAAKYVSPKQLVEDFKMLATEAYHRNLSNNELFLRYQHKFNNVPLSSTIEFMKLVRMVEPYYKDIKIPVYIVQGKLDGIVPYHTAQFLYDELASNEKTLYFSDKGKHHICYDEDCSEWFFYVLSFLKSL; encoded by the coding sequence ATGTCAGTAGGTGTGTTATGTATACATGGATTTTCAGGCGGACCTTATGAAGTAGAACCTTTTACTACCTATTTACGTACGCATACAAATTGGCTAATTGAAGAACCTACTTTGTCAGGACATGGGGATGAATTACAAATGCGAGGTTTCACCGCTAAGCATTGGTTAATGGATGCCGAGCTCGCTTTTCGTGCTCTTGCAAAAAAGGTAGATGAAGTAATAGTAGTTGGGTTTTCAATGGGTGGCATTATAGCGCTATATCTAGCTAAACGTTATAAAGTGAAAAAGCTCGTGTTACTAAGCGCAGCTGCCAAATATGTTAGTCCGAAGCAACTGGTCGAAGATTTTAAAATGCTTGCCACTGAAGCATACCATCGTAATCTGTCCAATAATGAGCTGTTTTTACGATATCAGCATAAGTTTAACAATGTACCACTATCGTCAACAATAGAATTCATGAAGCTTGTTCGAATGGTGGAGCCGTATTATAAAGATATTAAAATTCCGGTGTATATTGTACAAGGAAAATTAGACGGCATAGTGCCTTATCACACTGCTCAATTTTTATATGATGAATTAGCATCAAACGAAAAAACTTTGTATTTTTCTGATAAAGGGAAGCATCATATATGTTATGATGAAGATTGTTCTGAGTGGTTTTTTTACGTTTTGTCGTTTTTAAAGAGTCTGTGA
- a CDS encoding DEAD/DEAH box helicase, which produces MTNFSELNISESTLRSVKRMGFEEATPIQEGTIRFAIEGRDVLGQAQTGTGKTAAFGIPLIEKIDPKNPNIQALVIAPTRELAIQVSEELYKIGYDKRVKLLSVYGGQEIGRQIRALKNKPQIIVGTPGRIIDHINRRTLKLEDVQTLVLDEADEMLNMGFIDDINSILENVPSERQTLLFSATMPPAIRKIAETFMRDPEIVKIKAKELTVDNIDQYFVKSAEREKFDILSRLLNVHQPELAIIFGRTKRRVDELAQALSIRGYLAEGIHGDLSQAKRISVLRQFKENKIDILVATDVAARGLDISGVTHVYNFDIPQDPESYVHRIGRTGRAGKSGLAVTFVTPREMGYLRIVEETTKKRMTPLRPPTTDEALVGQQRLSMETLEGLIANNDLGDYRPLATELLENHDAIDVVAAALRSLTKEPDDSPVTITEERPLPMRRERSNSRGGDRGRGGNRSFNGRRDGGRGGDRRGGNGGNGGNRRDGGRRDGGRREGGQGRSRAPRRHED; this is translated from the coding sequence TTGACAAATTTTTCAGAATTAAATATTAGCGAATCTACATTACGCTCTGTAAAGCGTATGGGATTTGAAGAAGCAACACCAATCCAAGAAGGTACTATCCGTTTTGCCATTGAAGGTCGCGATGTATTAGGCCAAGCGCAAACAGGTACTGGTAAAACTGCCGCTTTCGGGATTCCACTTATCGAAAAGATCGATCCAAAAAACCCAAATATCCAAGCATTAGTAATTGCTCCAACTCGTGAATTAGCCATTCAAGTTTCTGAAGAGCTTTATAAAATTGGTTATGACAAACGCGTAAAATTATTATCAGTTTACGGTGGTCAAGAAATCGGCCGTCAAATTCGTGCACTGAAAAATAAACCTCAAATTATCGTAGGTACACCTGGTCGTATAATTGACCATATTAATCGTCGTACTTTAAAATTAGAAGATGTTCAAACATTGGTACTTGATGAAGCTGATGAAATGTTAAACATGGGCTTTATCGATGACATTAATTCAATCTTAGAAAATGTGCCTTCTGAACGTCAAACATTATTGTTCTCAGCAACAATGCCACCAGCAATCCGTAAAATTGCTGAGACATTTATGCGTGATCCAGAAATCGTAAAAATTAAGGCTAAAGAATTAACAGTTGATAACATCGATCAATATTTTGTGAAATCTGCTGAGCGTGAAAAATTCGACATTTTATCTCGTTTATTAAACGTTCACCAACCAGAACTTGCAATCATCTTTGGACGTACAAAACGCCGCGTAGATGAACTTGCACAAGCGTTATCAATTCGTGGTTACCTTGCTGAAGGGATTCATGGTGATTTAAGCCAAGCGAAACGTATTTCCGTATTACGTCAATTTAAAGAAAATAAAATTGATATTCTTGTGGCAACAGATGTAGCTGCTCGTGGGCTTGATATTTCTGGTGTAACACATGTTTATAACTTTGATATTCCTCAAGATCCTGAGTCTTATGTTCACCGTATCGGTCGTACTGGTCGTGCAGGTAAATCAGGTCTTGCGGTAACATTTGTAACACCTCGTGAAATGGGTTACTTACGTATTGTAGAAGAAACAACGAAAAAACGTATGACACCACTTCGTCCACCGACAACTGACGAAGCTTTAGTGGGTCAACAACGCCTATCTATGGAGACACTAGAAGGTCTTATTGCGAACAACGACTTAGGTGATTATCGTCCACTTGCGACAGAATTACTTGAAAACCATGATGCAATCGATGTTGTAGCTGCTGCACTTCGTTCATTAACAAAAGAGCCAGATGACTCGCCAGTAACAATTACTGAAGAACGACCATTACCAATGCGTCGTGAGCGTTCTAACAGTCGTGGTGGAGATCGTGGACGTGGCGGTAACCGTAGCTTTAACGGACGTCGAGATGGCGGACGTGGCGGAGATCGTCGTGGAGGAAATGGTGGAAATGGTGGAAATCGTCGAGATGGCGGACGCCGTGATGGAGGTCGCCGTGAAGGTGGACAAGGTCGTTCTCGTGCACCACGTCGTCACGAAGATTAA